The following proteins are co-located in the Seriola aureovittata isolate HTS-2021-v1 ecotype China chromosome 7, ASM2101889v1, whole genome shotgun sequence genome:
- the LOC130172004 gene encoding uncharacterized protein LOC130172004: protein MSATQARTQCPTPPQPVSTHRRASYSTFKLNSSHSERGRVGIKEGTLECGEDLKEVYSKICKAMPDTTVIVQNIHRVEAFGELFHAPVTINGSVQLRGLLDSGSMACTISEVAERRLLSENTLIQQQEMTQNIVLVGCGGVRVSPKCMYDMELTLYGIKCMVPVLVVAGQNDELIVGTNLLKYVVRQMKKDDTYWKLVSCNGQESAECERFLEMMAGLTRWRGEDVPDKVGTVKLTQAVTLQPQQEYLLWGRLPSNVPMSPGSTVMVEPTSSKCAPRGIMVGRVVTHLWGDGWTPMRVTNITGKPLTLKRNCKLADVSPCVAAEDFTLLQGSCQKENDTDKTTHDRHKTVDNTDLKHKLKDLGLGDVDIDGCQVSPSTKNQLVEMLEQYQDVFSKHHLDCGEAKGFVHRIRLTDDHPFRLPYRRVPPAHYQKLRQVLTEMEEQGIIRKSVSEFASPLVMVWKKNGDLRICTDFRWLNARTIKDAHPLPHQADCLAALGGNSVFSTMDLTSGFYNLPMHEEDKKYTAFTTPLGLHEYNRMPQGLCNSPASFMRMMLSIFGDLNFSTLLCYLDDLLVFAPSEQEALNRLEAVFQRLREHNLKLSPKKCHLLRRSVKFLGHLIDGDGVAVDPGKVEVIVRMTRKDLMEDDGCTPSVRRVKSFLGMIFYYQHFIPNCSSIAKPLFALTAGQKRRGKTGKSNQKTGVFRKLKPTDWTDDCDSAFLSLKDKLLNCVVLAHPDFSKPLVLSIDASLNGLGAVLSQIPEGETKARPIAFASKTLTGSQKRYPAHRLEFLALKWSVCEKFGHWLKGHSFTVWTDNNPLTYLMTKPKLDACEQRWVAKLSPYTFSIKHIPGTKNVVADALSRDPFSRSVSQRLISEPYEDLVAEAKATKAEGVQDVFRCRVQCSQAPDSVCASANVSCGNQIGSQSSSDVKSICVAHIEWEEAAESRAVQFFKALPQIAPSEQEALPALSLEELRHSQESDPDIRGVLLFVERGEPPSRRERSNLPHKARALCKQWHRLRVQDGVLYRTIRDPLTRHTRFQLVLPSTCKAKALSGVHDLAGHQGQARTLHLARQRFFWPQMERDIKDYVKCCRRCVLAKTPEPAARAPLESIHTSAPMELVCIDFWSAEDSKQRSVDVLVVTDHFTKLAHAFPCVNQTAKQVAKKLWDNVFCIYGFPERIHSDQGANFESKLISELLSLAGVAKSHTTAYHPMGNGQTERFNRTLGSMLRSLPLAAKQHWAQQIQTLTFAYNATVHETTGYAPFYLMFGRIPRLPVDMVFQQVLKDTNVVDYKTYAGKLMASLREAASIAQQHARKEQQHQADGYNKKVRGTCLNVGDRVLLANKAERGKRKLADKWEPTIYTVIDCNPQTHIYKIKDESGKTKVVHRNLILDVSFLPIPEQTGAEPSSATTDEISGSQTRLADALRGLSEETSEIRTNSWVSMSPDVDCESLGDGKETKEMDERSESSTLDTDQMSCAGSHDNSADGGSVERREEVLPPRDLPDVTVDGDQAPMQNSGLERHAVRTRTGRVVKAVNRLIENMAQKPLPRGIMRGFGRKSQSLLTLF, encoded by the coding sequence ATGTCGGCAACGCAGGCCAGGACGCAATGCCCCACCCCACCTCAGCCAGTCTCCACCCACAGAAGGGCAAGCTACAGCACCTTTAAACTAAATAGCTCACACTCGGAGAGGGGACGTGTGGGCATCAAAGAGGGAACCCTCGAATGTGGTGAAGATTTAAAGGAGGTGTATTCAAAAATATGCAAAGCAATGCCTGATACCACAGTAATTGTTCAAAACATCCACAGGGTTGAAGCATTTGGTGAATTATTTCACGCTCCTGTGACCATAAATGGTTCTGTTCAGCTGCGAGGATTACTTGACTCTGGATCGATGGCTTGCACAATCAGTGAGGTTGCAGAACGGAGACTCTTATCTGAAAATACCTTGATCCAACAACAAGAAATGACACAGAACATTGTCCTTGTTGGTTGTGGAGGAGTGCGGGTGAGCCCAAAGTGCATGTATGACATGGAACTGACATTGTATGGGATTAAGTGCATGGTACCAGTTTTGGTGGTTGCTGGTCAGAATGATGAACTCATTGTAGGCACCAACCTGTTGAAGTATGTAGTCCGTCAGATGAAGAAGGATGATACTTACTGGAAACTTGTCTCATGCAATGGACAGGAGTCTGCAGAATGCGAACGGTTCTTGGAGATGATGGCTGGCCTCACAAGGTGGAGAGGGGAGGATGTGCCAGACAAGGTGGGAACAGTCAAGCTGACACAGGCAGTGACACTACAACCTCAGCAGGAGTACTTGTTGTGGGGCAGGTTGCCAAGTAATGTCCCTATGTCACCTGGGAGTACAGTGATGGTGGAGCCCACCTCATCTAAGTGTGCCCCCCGAGGCATAATGGTCGGCAGAGTGGTCACACACTTATGGGGAGATGGCTGGACTCCAATGAGAGTGACAAATATCACTGGAAAGCCCCTCACCCTAAAAAGAAACTGCAAGCTAGCAGATGTCTCTCCTTGCGTGGCAGCCGAAGACTTCACATTGCTTCAAGGCTCCtgtcagaaagaaaatgacacgGATAAGACAACACATGACCGACATAAGACTGTGGATAACACTGACCTGAAACATAAACTGAAGGACCTTGGACTGGGAGATGTTGACATTGACGGTTGCCAGGTGAGCCCCTCTACCAAGAATCAGCTGGTGGAAATGCTTGAACAATATCAAGATGTGTTCTCAAAGCACCATCTAGATTGTGGGGAAGCCAAGGGCTTTGTGCACAGGATTCGGCTCACAGACGACCATCCCTTCCGCCTCCCATATCGCAGAGTGCCCCCGGCTCATTACCAAAAATTGCGCCAAGTCCTCACTGAAATGGAAGAGCAAGGAATCATTCGAAAATCAGTGAGTGAATTTGCTTCCCCTTTGGTGATGGTTTGGAAAAAGAACGGTGACCTCAGGATATGCACAGATTTCCGGTGGCTGAATGCGAGAACCATAAAGGATGCTCACCCTCTGCCTCATCAAGCAGACTGCCTTGCTGCCCTTGGCGGGAATTCGgttttcagcaccatggacttGACATCAGGGTTCTATAACCTGCCCATGCATGAGGAAGACAAGAAGTACACCGCCTTCACAACACCACTGGGCTTGCATGAGTATAACAGGATGCCACAAGGCCTGTGTAATAGCCCTGCATCCTTTATGAGAATGATGCTGAGCATCTTTGGTGACCTCAACTTTAGCACCCTGCTGTGCTATCTCGATGACCTCCTGGTCTTTGCTCCGTCAGAGCAAGAAGCCCTCAACAGACTGGAGGCCGTCTTTCAGAGGCTGAGAGAACACAACCTGAAGTTGAGTCCAAAAAAGTGTCATCTGTTGCGACGCTCCGTGAAATTCCTCGGCCACCTTATTGATGGTGATGGGGTGGCTGTTGACCCAGGAAAAGTGGAGGTCATTGTCAGGATGACAAGGAAAGATTTGATGGAAGATGACGGCTGCACACCTTCAGTTCGGAGAGTGAAATCGTTCCTTGGAATGATATTCTATTACCAACATTTCATTCCGAACTGTTCCTCTATCGCCAAGCCTCTGTTTGCTCTCACAGCTGGCCAAAAGCGAAGAGGAAAGACTGGCAAATCAAACCAGAAGACAGGGGTTTTCAGAAAGCTAAAACCTACAGATTGGACCGATGATTGTGACTCCGCCTTCCTCAGTCTCAAGGACAAGCTCCTGAACTGTGTGGTCCTCGCACACCCAGACTTCTCCAAACCGCTGGTCCTCTCCATCGACGCCTCTCTCAATGGTCTAGGAGCGGTTTTGTCCCAGATACCAGAGGGTGAGACAAAGGCCCGTCCAATCGCCTTTGCAAGCAAGACTCTGACTGGCTCACAAAAGAGGTATCCCGCCCATCGCTTGGAATTTTTAGCGCTCAAGTGGAGTGTTTGTGAGAAATTCGGTCATTGGTTGAAGGGACATTCTTTTACAGTGTGGACCGATAATAATCCATTGACTTATTTGATGACTAAACCAAAACTTGATGCCTGTGAACAGCGGTGGGTGGCCAAGCTGTCCCCATACACCTTCAGCATCAAGCATATCCCCGGAACGAAGAACGTTGTGGCGGATGCCTTGAGTAGAGACCCTTTTTCCAGGTCAGTGAGTCAAAGGCTGATCAGTGAGCCATACGAGGATCTCGTGGCAGAGGCTAAGGCTACAAAGGCGGAAGGAGTGCAAGATGTTTTTCGGTGCAGGGTTCAATGCTCTCAGGCACCTGACTCAGTCTGTGCAAGTGCAAATGTCTCTTGTGGCAATCAAATTGGAAGTCAGAGTTCCTCTGATGTTAAATCCATTTGTGTAGCTCACATTGAGTGGGAAGAGGCAGCAGAGTCACGAGCGGTACAGTTTTTTAAGGCTCTTCCTCAGATAGCACCTTCCGAACAAGAGGCACTTCCAGCTCTGTCTCTTGAGGAACTTCGGCACAGTCAGGAGTCGGACCCAGACATTCGGGGGGTTTTGCTATTTGTAGAACGGGGAGAACCGCCATCCAGAAGGGAGAGAAGTAACTTACCTCATAAGGCACGAGCACTCTGTAAGCAATGGCATCGTCTGAGAGTTCAAGATGGGGTCCTCTATAGGACAATCAGGGACCCATTGACTAGACACACAAGGTTTCAACTCGTCTTACCATCGACCTGTAAAGCCAAGGCCCTTTCTGGAGTGCATGATCTTGCAGGGCACCAAGGACAAGCCAGAACCCTGCACCTTGCCAGACAGCGCTTTTTCTGGCCACAAATGGAAAGAGACATTAAGGATTACGTGAAATGCTGCCGACGATGTGTCCTTGCAAAAACCCCTGAACCAGCTGCCCGAGCTCCATTGGAGAGCATCCACACCTCAGCACCCATGGAGTTGGTGTGTATCGATTTTTGGAGCGCCGAGGATAGCAAGCAGAGATCTGTGGATGTTCTGGTTGTAACAGACCACTTCACAAAGTTGGCTCATGCTTTCCCCTGTGTAAACCAGACGGCGAAACAAGTTGCAAAGAAGTTGTGGGATAATGTGTTTTGCATATATGGTTTTCCGGAGCGGATTCATTCCGATCAGGGAGCCAATTTTGAAAGCAAACTAATATCAGAACTCCTCAGTCTCGCAGGGGTAGCAAAGTCACATACAACGGCATATCATCCTATGGGAAACGGACAGACTGAAAGATTCAATAGGACGCTAGGCAGTATGCTACGTTCCTTACCACTGGCAGCAAAACAACACTGGGCACAGCAGATACAAACCCTGACATTCGCTTACAATGCTACTGTGCATGAAACAACTGGATATGCTCCATTCTATCTGATGTTCGGTCGAATCCCTAGACTCCCGGTAGATATGGTCTTCCAGCAGGTCCTTAAGGACACCAATGTGGTTGACTACAAGACCTATGCTGGCAAACTGATGGCGAGCCTTCGTGAAGCTGCTAGTATTGCCCAGCAGCATGCAAGAAAAGAACAGCAGCATCAAGCCGATGGCTACAACAAAAAGGTCCGGGGCACCTGTCTGAATGTGGGGGATAGAGTTTTGCTTGCCaataaagcagagagagggaagagaaagttGGCAGATAAGTGGGAACCCACAATCTATACAGTCATAGACTGTAATCCCCAAACTCACATCTACAAAATCAAGGATGAGAGTGGAAAGACCAAGGTGGTGCATCGGAACTTGATATTGGATGTGAGCTTTTTACCAATCCCCGAACAAACCGGTGCAGAACCCAGTTCAGCCACCACAGATGAGATCAGTGGGTCTCAGACTCGGCTAGCAGATGCCTTGAGGGGTCTGTCAGAGGAAACTTCAGAGATCCGGACAAACTCATGGGTGAGCATGTCACCGGATGTTGACTGTGAGTCATTGGGGGATGGTAAGGAGACGAAAGAGATGGATGAGAGGTCAGAATCCTCAACTTTGGACACTGATCAGATGTCATGTGCAGGTTCTCATGACAATTCTGCAGATGGTGGGAGTGTGGAACGGAGGGAGGAGGTTTTACCTCCGAGAGACTTGCCTGATGTTACAGTGGATGGTGATCAAGCACCAATGCAAAATTCAGGGCTTGAGAGACATGCTGTCAGGACCCGTACAGGCAGGGTTGTTAAGGCGGTTAATCGCCTAATTGAGAACATGGCCCAGAAACCACTTCCAAGGGGTATTATGAGAGGGTTTGGCAGAAAATCTCAGTCTTTGCTGACTCTGTTCTGA